The proteins below are encoded in one region of Streptomyces cyanogenus:
- a CDS encoding flavin monoamine oxidase family protein has translation MTSTVPNAVEHTDEQQPPITMFGPDFPYAYDDFLAHPAGLGQIPATEHGTEVAIIGGGLSGIVAAYELMKMGLKPVVYEADQIGGRLRTVGFEGCDDSLTAEMGAMRFPPSSTALQHYIDLVGLETKPFPNPLAEATPSTVVDLKGESHYAETIDDLPQVYRDVAEAWNKCLEEGADFSDMNRAMRERDVPRIREIWAQLVEKLDNQTFYGFLCDSEAFKSFRHREIFGQVGFGTGGWDTDFPNSILEILRVVYTEADDHHRGIVGGSQQLPLRLWEREPEKIVHWPYGTSLATLHEGGKPLPAVTRLHRTAGNRITVTDANGDIRTYRAAIFTAQSWMLLSKIQCDDSLFPIDHWTAIERTHYMESSKLFVPVDRPFWLDKDEETGRDVMSMTLTDRMTRGTYLLDDGPDKPAVICLSYTWCDDSLKWLPLSANERMEVMLKSLGEIYPKVDIRKHIIGNPVTVSWENEPYFMGAFKANLPGHYRYQRRLFTHFMQDRLPEDKRGIFLAGDDISWTAGWAEGAVQTALNAVWGVMHHFGGTTDAANPGPGDVYDEIAPVELPED, from the coding sequence ATGACGTCCACGGTGCCCAACGCCGTCGAGCACACCGACGAGCAGCAGCCGCCGATCACCATGTTCGGCCCGGACTTCCCGTACGCCTACGACGACTTCCTGGCCCATCCGGCCGGCCTCGGCCAGATCCCGGCGACGGAGCACGGCACCGAGGTCGCGATCATCGGTGGCGGCCTGTCCGGCATCGTGGCCGCCTACGAGCTGATGAAGATGGGCCTCAAGCCCGTCGTCTACGAGGCCGACCAGATCGGCGGCCGGCTCCGCACCGTCGGCTTCGAGGGCTGCGACGACTCGCTGACCGCCGAGATGGGCGCGATGCGCTTCCCGCCGTCCTCCACCGCGCTCCAGCACTACATCGACCTGGTCGGCCTGGAGACCAAGCCGTTCCCGAACCCGCTGGCCGAGGCGACCCCGTCGACCGTGGTCGACCTCAAGGGCGAGTCGCACTACGCCGAGACGATCGACGACCTGCCCCAGGTGTACCGGGACGTCGCCGAGGCCTGGAACAAGTGCCTGGAGGAGGGTGCCGACTTCTCCGACATGAACCGCGCGATGCGCGAGCGGGACGTGCCGCGCATCCGCGAGATCTGGGCGCAGCTGGTCGAGAAGCTCGACAACCAGACCTTCTACGGCTTCCTCTGCGACTCCGAGGCCTTCAAGTCCTTCCGGCACCGCGAGATCTTCGGCCAGGTCGGCTTCGGCACCGGCGGCTGGGACACCGACTTCCCGAACTCCATCCTGGAGATCCTCCGCGTCGTCTACACCGAGGCCGACGACCACCACCGCGGCATCGTGGGCGGCTCGCAGCAGCTGCCGCTGCGCCTGTGGGAGCGCGAGCCGGAGAAGATCGTCCACTGGCCGTACGGCACCTCGCTCGCCACGCTGCACGAGGGCGGCAAGCCGCTGCCGGCCGTGACCCGGCTGCACCGCACCGCCGGCAACCGGATCACCGTGACCGACGCCAACGGCGACATCCGCACCTACCGGGCGGCGATCTTCACCGCCCAGTCCTGGATGCTGCTGTCGAAGATCCAGTGCGACGACTCGCTGTTCCCGATCGACCACTGGACCGCGATCGAGCGCACCCACTACATGGAGTCCAGCAAGCTCTTCGTGCCCGTGGACCGGCCGTTCTGGCTGGACAAGGACGAGGAGACGGGCCGGGACGTCATGTCGATGACGCTCACCGACCGCATGACCCGCGGCACCTACCTGCTGGACGACGGCCCGGACAAGCCCGCCGTGATCTGTCTGTCCTACACCTGGTGCGACGACAGCCTGAAGTGGCTGCCGCTGTCCGCGAACGAGCGGATGGAGGTCATGCTGAAGTCGCTCGGCGAGATCTACCCGAAGGTCGACATCCGCAAGCACATCATCGGCAACCCGGTGACGGTCTCCTGGGAGAACGAGCCCTACTTCATGGGCGCGTTCAAGGCCAACCTGCCCGGCCACTACCGCTACCAGCGGCGCCTGTTCACGCACTTCATGCAGGACCGGCTGCCCGAGGACAAGCGGGGCATCTTCCTCGCCGGCGACGACATCTCCTGGACGGCCGGCTGGGCCGAGGGTGCCGTCCAGACCGCGCTGAACGCGGTGTGGGGCGTCATGCACCACTTCGGCGGCACGACCGACGCGGCGAACCCGGGCCCGGGCGACGTCTACGACGAGATCGCGCCGGTGGAGCTTCCCGAGGACTGA
- a CDS encoding carbon-nitrogen hydrolase family protein: MRTALLQSSGRPGSVVENLKVLDEAAGRAAAAGAALLVAPEMFLTGYAIGDDIARLAEPADGDSADVIAETAGRHGIAIVYGYPERDGETVYNSAQLIDADGARLANYRKTHLFGCAEREHFTPGEKSLVQARLGGLTVGLMICYDVEFPENARAHALAGTDLLVVPTANMHPFQFVAEAMVPVRAWENQMYVAYVNRVGHEGEFEFFGLSALAGPDGIARTRAGRGEELVVADVDPAFLAASREANPYLKDRRPGLYGSLV, encoded by the coding sequence ATGCGCACCGCCCTGCTCCAGAGCTCCGGCCGCCCCGGTTCCGTCGTCGAGAACCTCAAGGTCCTCGACGAGGCCGCGGGCCGGGCCGCCGCCGCGGGTGCCGCGCTGCTCGTGGCGCCGGAGATGTTCCTCACCGGGTACGCGATCGGCGACGACATCGCCCGGCTCGCCGAGCCCGCCGACGGCGACTCGGCCGACGTGATCGCCGAGACCGCCGGCCGGCACGGCATCGCGATCGTCTACGGCTACCCGGAGCGTGACGGCGAGACCGTCTACAACTCCGCCCAGCTGATCGACGCCGACGGCGCCCGCCTCGCGAACTACCGCAAGACCCACCTCTTCGGCTGCGCCGAGCGCGAGCACTTCACCCCGGGCGAGAAGTCGCTCGTCCAGGCCCGGCTGGGCGGCCTGACCGTCGGCCTCATGATCTGCTACGACGTCGAGTTCCCGGAGAACGCCCGCGCCCACGCACTGGCCGGCACCGACCTGCTCGTCGTGCCGACGGCGAACATGCACCCGTTCCAGTTCGTCGCCGAGGCGATGGTGCCGGTGCGTGCCTGGGAGAACCAGATGTACGTCGCGTACGTCAACCGGGTCGGCCACGAGGGCGAGTTCGAGTTCTTCGGACTGTCCGCCCTCGCCGGCCCCGACGGCATCGCCCGCACCCGCGCCGGGCGCGGCGAGGAGCTGGTCGTCGCCGACGTGGACCCCGCCTTCCTGGCCGCCTCGCGCGAGGCGAACCCGTACCTGAAGGACCGCCGCCCCGGTCTGTACGGGTCCCTCGTCTGA
- a CDS encoding acyl-CoA thioesterase produces the protein MTAEAPTAPAVSHGRLIPVTVHFDDLDALGLLHNARYPLMVERAWAELWHGHGVRFDGDWAAAGDACNAVKELRITYEAPVTSPGTYAVHLWLERLGTTGVTYGFRFCSADGTRTYAHGTRVLVRLDAETLRPAPWSETFRAAGRELLKPAG, from the coding sequence GTGACCGCCGAAGCCCCGACCGCCCCCGCCGTCTCCCACGGCCGGCTGATTCCCGTCACCGTCCACTTCGACGACCTCGACGCGCTCGGGCTGCTGCACAACGCCCGCTACCCCCTGATGGTGGAGCGCGCGTGGGCGGAACTGTGGCACGGGCACGGCGTCCGCTTCGACGGCGACTGGGCGGCGGCCGGCGACGCCTGCAACGCGGTCAAGGAACTGCGCATCACCTACGAGGCCCCGGTCACCAGCCCCGGCACCTACGCCGTCCACCTCTGGCTGGAACGGCTCGGCACCACCGGAGTCACCTACGGCTTCCGCTTCTGCTCGGCCGACGGGACCCGGACCTACGCCCACGGCACCCGGGTGCTGGTCCGGCTCGACGCCGAGACCCTGCGCCCCGCGCCCTGGAGCGAGACCTTCAGGGCCGCGGGTCGGGAACTGCTGAAGCCCGCCGGCTGA
- a CDS encoding SDR family oxidoreductase, producing the protein MTTILVTGGTGTLGRLVTQRLRADGQEVRVLSRRTRPYAVDLRTGGAGLDAALAGVETVVHCASTPRGGDEQAARNLIAAARRAGVGHLVYISIVGVDRVPLGYYRSKLAVERLVEESGLGWTVLRATQFHDLVVTLLQGLAKPPVLVVPAGVPDQPVEVAEVAERLAGLALGAPAGRVPDMAGPEVRTFDSLARAYLRATGRRRPVVRVPLAGKTYRAFRAGGHLAPELAVGKVTFEEYLERRFGKGPVQSPA; encoded by the coding sequence ATGACCACGATCCTGGTGACCGGCGGAACCGGAACGCTCGGCCGGCTCGTCACGCAGCGGCTGCGGGCGGACGGGCAGGAGGTACGGGTGCTCAGCCGGCGCACCCGGCCGTACGCCGTCGACCTGCGCACGGGCGGTGCCGGCCTGGACGCGGCGCTGGCCGGCGTGGAGACGGTCGTGCACTGCGCGAGCACGCCCCGGGGCGGCGACGAGCAGGCCGCCCGGAATCTGATCGCGGCGGCCCGGCGGGCGGGGGTGGGGCATCTGGTGTACATCTCCATCGTCGGCGTGGACCGGGTACCGCTCGGCTACTACCGGAGCAAGCTCGCCGTGGAGCGGCTCGTCGAGGAGTCCGGGCTCGGCTGGACCGTGCTGCGGGCGACCCAGTTCCACGATCTGGTGGTCACGCTGCTCCAGGGCCTGGCCAAGCCGCCGGTGCTGGTGGTTCCGGCGGGGGTGCCGGACCAGCCGGTCGAGGTGGCCGAGGTGGCCGAACGGCTGGCGGGGCTGGCGCTCGGGGCGCCGGCCGGGCGGGTGCCGGACATGGCAGGGCCCGAGGTCCGTACGTTCGACTCGCTGGCCCGCGCGTATCTGCGGGCCACGGGCCGGCGACGGCCGGTGGTGCGGGTGCCGCTGGCCGGAAAGACGTACCGGGCCTTCCGCGCGGGAGGACATCTGGCGCCGGAGCTGGCGGTGGGCAAGGTGACCTTCGAGGAGTACCTGGAGCGGCGGTTCGGGAAGGGGCCGGTACAGTCGCCCGCATGA
- a CDS encoding DUF742 domain-containing protein: MSDEHWYEDEAGPMVRPYTVTRGRTRPGGGHTLDLMSRVTALDTAEPAAALDHAPAALLALIRRGPRPVAELAADADLPLTVVRVLLGDLAEAGLIRVDAPRRLPVAGPGADPGLLREIVQRLREL, from the coding sequence GTGAGCGACGAGCACTGGTACGAGGACGAGGCCGGGCCGATGGTGCGCCCCTACACGGTGACCCGCGGCCGTACCCGGCCCGGGGGCGGGCACACCCTGGACCTGATGTCCCGGGTCACCGCGCTGGACACCGCTGAACCGGCCGCCGCCCTCGACCACGCCCCGGCCGCCCTGCTGGCCCTGATCCGCCGCGGCCCCCGACCCGTGGCGGAGCTGGCCGCGGACGCCGACCTGCCCCTGACCGTCGTCCGCGTCCTCCTCGGCGACCTGGCCGAGGCCGGCCTGATCCGCGTCGACGCGCCCCGCCGCCTGCCGGTCGCCGGGCCGGGCGCCGACCCCGGGCTGCTGCGCGAGATCGTGCAGCGGCTGCGGGAGCTGTAG
- a CDS encoding riboflavin synthase — translation MFTGIVEELGEVTAVENLGDASRFRLRGPIVTQGAQHGDSIAVNGVCLTVVEHEGDEFTADVMAETLNRSSLGALTAGSRVNLERPTAVGARLGGHIVQGHVDGTGEILERKPSENWEIVKISLPAELSRYVVEKGSITVDGISLTVVDAGPDHFTVSLIPTTLALTTLGVKQPGDPVNLEVDVIAKYVERLLGDRAQGDTK, via the coding sequence GTGTTCACCGGAATCGTCGAAGAGCTGGGTGAGGTCACCGCCGTCGAGAACCTCGGCGACGCCTCCCGCTTCCGGCTCCGCGGCCCCATCGTGACCCAGGGCGCGCAGCACGGCGACTCCATCGCCGTGAACGGGGTCTGTCTCACCGTGGTCGAGCACGAGGGCGACGAGTTCACCGCCGACGTCATGGCCGAGACCCTGAACCGCTCCAGCCTCGGCGCGCTCACGGCCGGCTCCCGCGTCAACCTGGAACGCCCCACCGCCGTGGGCGCCCGCCTCGGCGGACACATCGTGCAGGGGCACGTGGACGGCACCGGCGAGATCCTGGAGCGCAAGCCCTCCGAGAACTGGGAGATCGTCAAGATCTCGCTTCCCGCCGAACTCTCCCGGTACGTGGTGGAGAAGGGCTCCATCACCGTCGACGGCATCAGCCTCACCGTCGTCGACGCCGGCCCCGACCACTTCACGGTCAGCCTCATCCCGACCACCCTCGCCCTCACCACGCTCGGCGTGAAGCAGCCCGGCGACCCGGTCAACCTCGAAGTGGACGTCATCGCCAAGTACGTCGAGCGGCTCCTCGGCGACCGTGCGCAGGGGGACACCAAGTGA
- a CDS encoding uracil-xanthine permease family protein translates to MDLGVRWKLHGDGRTPAPGAVVRPDERLSWPRTVGLGAQHVVAMFGASFVAPVLMGLDPNLAIMMSGVATMIFLLATRGRVPSYLGCSLSFVGVAAVIRAQGGTSATVTGAVLVVGVVLFLVGLAVQRFGARIIHAAMPPIVTGAVVMLIGFNLAPVTASTYWPQDQWTALLVMLFTGLAVVCLRGFWSRIAIFLGLVFGYGISWAFDRIFGRIHSMSPSGKVTDHWRLDLSDVSKADWIGLPHFHGPSFQWSAILVALPVVIALVAENTGHVKAVGEMTGDPLDDKLGTAISADGVASVLSTAVGGPPNTTYSENIGVMAATRVYSTAAYWAAAGFALLFGVCPKFGAVVAAIPGGVLGGITVILYGMIGLLGAQIWLHAGVDLRNPLNLVPAAAGIIIGVGNVTMKFTDTFSLSGIALGTLVVITGYHALRAFAPAHLKQQQPLLDEGTSAYDGDADAEAGTQAPRAEP, encoded by the coding sequence ATGGACCTCGGCGTGCGCTGGAAGCTGCACGGGGACGGGCGCACGCCCGCGCCCGGAGCGGTGGTACGCCCCGACGAACGGCTCTCCTGGCCCCGCACCGTGGGCCTGGGCGCCCAGCACGTGGTCGCCATGTTCGGCGCCTCCTTCGTGGCCCCCGTGCTGATGGGCCTGGACCCGAACCTGGCGATCATGATGTCCGGCGTGGCGACCATGATCTTCCTGCTCGCCACTCGCGGCCGGGTGCCGAGTTACCTCGGCTGCTCCCTGTCGTTCGTGGGCGTGGCCGCCGTCATCCGCGCCCAGGGCGGCACCAGCGCGACCGTGACCGGCGCGGTCCTCGTCGTCGGCGTCGTGCTGTTCCTGGTCGGCCTCGCCGTGCAGCGCTTCGGCGCACGGATCATCCATGCCGCCATGCCGCCGATCGTCACCGGCGCGGTCGTCATGCTGATCGGCTTCAACCTGGCCCCGGTGACCGCCTCCACCTACTGGCCGCAGGACCAGTGGACGGCCCTGCTCGTCATGCTCTTCACCGGCCTGGCGGTGGTCTGCCTGCGCGGATTCTGGTCCCGGATCGCGATCTTCCTCGGCCTGGTCTTCGGGTACGGCATCTCCTGGGCGTTCGACCGGATCTTCGGCCGGATCCACTCGATGAGCCCGAGCGGCAAGGTCACCGACCACTGGCGGCTGGACCTCTCCGACGTCTCCAAGGCCGACTGGATCGGTCTGCCGCACTTCCACGGGCCGTCCTTCCAGTGGTCGGCGATCCTGGTCGCGCTGCCGGTGGTCATCGCCCTGGTCGCCGAGAACACGGGGCACGTCAAGGCGGTCGGCGAGATGACCGGCGACCCGCTGGACGACAAGCTCGGCACGGCGATCTCGGCGGACGGCGTCGCCTCCGTGCTGTCGACGGCCGTCGGCGGGCCGCCGAACACCACCTACTCGGAGAACATCGGTGTGATGGCCGCGACCCGCGTCTACTCCACCGCCGCCTACTGGGCCGCCGCCGGGTTCGCGCTGCTCTTCGGCGTGTGCCCGAAGTTCGGCGCGGTCGTCGCCGCGATCCCGGGTGGTGTCCTCGGCGGCATCACCGTGATCCTCTACGGCATGATCGGCCTGCTCGGCGCGCAGATCTGGCTGCACGCCGGGGTCGACCTGCGCAACCCGCTGAACCTGGTGCCGGCCGCCGCGGGCATCATCATCGGCGTCGGCAACGTCACCATGAAGTTCACCGACACCTTCTCGCTCAGCGGCATCGCCCTCGGCACCCTGGTCGTCATCACCGGCTACCACGCGCTGCGCGCCTTCGCCCCGGCCCATCTGAAGCAGCAGCAACCGCTCCTGGACGAGGGCACCTCCGCCTACGACGGGGATGCGGACGCGGAGGCGGGCACGCAGGCGCCGCGCGCCGAGCCGTAG
- a CDS encoding MFS transporter, giving the protein MVSDVTYAPEGVRRARYAVAAVFAVHGAVTGSFATRVPWVQEHASLSAGQLGFALAFTAFGASCAMPLAGRISHRFGSRTALRGLLALWTLSLVLPSIAPNLLTLCLAMFTYGASSGMADVAMNALGVEVERRLDKSIMSGLHGLWSAGALTGSAAGTLAAHLGADARLHFALASAVLTLLGFVVCAWVPDLQPAEDEEPPPRFALPPRSALLIGAVGFCAVFAEGASLDWSAVYLRDRLGGSAGLAAASTTGFMLTMAVARIAGDAVVNRFGAVRTVRAGGVLAGLGGLLVVLAGHPAVAMAGFGLMGLGIAVVVPLCFAAAGHAGPNPSQAIAGVATITYTSGLIAPSLIGGVAQATSLVVSFAVVTVLACGLAAFAGVLRTAERGGGEVSRRASAVPDPRP; this is encoded by the coding sequence ATGGTGAGTGACGTGACGTACGCACCCGAGGGGGTCAGGCGCGCCCGGTACGCCGTGGCGGCCGTGTTCGCCGTGCACGGCGCCGTGACCGGCTCGTTCGCGACCCGCGTGCCGTGGGTCCAGGAACACGCCTCCCTGAGTGCGGGCCAGTTGGGCTTCGCGCTGGCCTTCACGGCGTTCGGCGCCTCCTGCGCGATGCCGCTGGCGGGCCGGATCAGCCACCGCTTCGGCAGCCGTACGGCGCTGCGCGGGCTGCTCGCGCTGTGGACGCTGTCCCTGGTGCTGCCGTCGATCGCACCGAACCTGCTCACCCTGTGCCTGGCGATGTTCACCTACGGCGCGTCCTCGGGCATGGCCGACGTCGCGATGAACGCGCTCGGCGTGGAGGTCGAGCGGCGGCTCGACAAGTCGATCATGTCGGGTCTGCACGGCCTGTGGAGCGCGGGCGCGCTGACCGGCTCGGCGGCCGGCACCCTCGCCGCGCATCTCGGTGCGGACGCACGCCTGCACTTCGCGCTCGCCTCGGCCGTCCTCACCCTGCTCGGGTTCGTGGTGTGCGCCTGGGTGCCGGACCTCCAGCCCGCAGAGGACGAGGAACCGCCGCCGCGGTTCGCGCTGCCCCCGCGCTCGGCGCTCCTGATCGGCGCGGTCGGATTCTGCGCGGTGTTCGCGGAGGGCGCCAGCCTGGACTGGTCGGCGGTCTACCTGCGGGACCGGCTGGGGGGTTCGGCCGGGCTGGCGGCGGCCTCCACGACCGGGTTCATGCTGACCATGGCGGTGGCCAGGATCGCCGGGGACGCGGTGGTGAACCGTTTCGGCGCGGTCCGCACCGTGCGGGCCGGCGGGGTCCTGGCCGGGCTGGGCGGTCTGCTGGTGGTGCTCGCCGGCCATCCGGCGGTGGCCATGGCCGGGTTCGGCCTGATGGGCCTCGGCATCGCGGTGGTCGTCCCGCTGTGCTTCGCGGCGGCCGGGCACGCCGGCCCCAACCCCAGCCAGGCGATCGCGGGCGTGGCGACCATCACCTACACCTCGGGGCTGATCGCGCCGAGCCTGATCGGCGGGGTGGCCCAGGCGACCAGCCTGGTGGTGTCCTTCGCGGTGGTGACGGTGCTGGCCTGCGGGCTCGCGGCGTTCGCGGGCGTGCTGCGCACCGCCGAGCGCGGTGGCGGCGAGGTCAGCCGGCGGGCTTCAGCAGTTCCCGACCCGCGGCCCTGA
- a CDS encoding roadblock/LC7 domain-containing protein produces the protein MHGDEQDKDRLAGRPGTDLGWLLDDLVDRTGHVRQAVLLTADGLALSSSEGMRRRDIEHLAAVCSGFHGLARSAGERFAAGEVRQTMVMLDDAYLFITPAGHGSRLAVLSEAGTDVGQLAHEMALLVRRLGRHLDAAGRTTP, from the coding sequence ATGCACGGTGACGAGCAGGACAAGGACCGCCTCGCGGGAAGGCCCGGTACGGATCTCGGCTGGCTGCTGGACGACCTCGTGGACCGCACCGGGCACGTCCGCCAGGCCGTGCTGCTGACCGCCGACGGCCTCGCGCTCAGCAGCTCGGAGGGCATGCGCCGGCGGGACATCGAGCACCTGGCCGCCGTCTGCTCCGGCTTCCACGGACTGGCCCGGTCGGCGGGGGAGCGGTTCGCCGCGGGGGAGGTGCGGCAGACCATGGTGATGCTGGACGACGCCTACCTCTTCATCACCCCGGCCGGGCACGGCAGCCGGCTCGCCGTGCTGAGCGAGGCCGGTACCGACGTCGGCCAGCTCGCCCACGAGATGGCCCTGCTGGTCCGTCGCCTCGGCCGCCACCTGGACGCCGCCGGCCGCACCACCCCGTGA
- a CDS encoding ROK family transcriptional regulator, with product MPASPSTARAINDRLALRLLQQEGPLTAGQLKQLTGLSRPTVADLVDRLTASGLITVVGEAGARRRGPNARLYGIVADRAHLAALDVRTQGVLVLVSDLLGRVLAETSVPIGGDTGTGPAVEQAMTAVERALKEAGADRLHTVGIGAPGLVDPATGDLRDSAGLPAWHRSLAAALQDRLPGARVSVENETNLAALAEQSEGAARDRDTFVLLWLGHGVGAAVVLDGTLRRGASGGTGEIGFLPVPGTDALPAATDCGGGFHSLTGAAAILTLASRHALPTPPSPDGAAAAEVVRAAVAEVTGVPGDAGRSGSAGAQDDPGSVAARRRRPPDAGTAPEEGPAARFLRALADRVAVGVASVVAVLDPGCVVLGGEVGQAGGAVLAGLVEERLRRMSPLVTEVRASTLGGTAVLRGALLSARERAQDELFAPPGPAGG from the coding sequence ATGCCCGCATCACCCAGTACCGCCCGGGCCATCAACGACCGGCTGGCCCTGCGGCTGTTGCAGCAGGAAGGCCCGCTCACGGCAGGGCAGTTGAAGCAGCTGACGGGACTGTCCCGGCCGACGGTCGCCGACCTGGTCGACCGGCTCACGGCCTCCGGGCTGATCACGGTGGTCGGCGAGGCCGGTGCCCGGCGCCGCGGACCCAACGCCCGGCTCTACGGCATCGTCGCCGACCGCGCCCACCTCGCCGCGCTCGACGTCCGCACCCAGGGGGTCCTCGTCCTCGTCTCCGACCTGCTCGGGCGGGTGCTGGCCGAGACGTCCGTGCCGATCGGCGGGGACACCGGGACCGGTCCCGCGGTGGAGCAGGCGATGACGGCGGTGGAACGGGCGCTGAAGGAGGCCGGCGCCGACCGGCTGCACACCGTCGGCATCGGTGCGCCCGGTCTCGTCGACCCCGCCACCGGTGACCTGCGCGACTCCGCGGGACTGCCCGCCTGGCACCGCAGCCTGGCCGCCGCCCTCCAGGACCGGCTGCCCGGCGCCCGGGTCAGCGTGGAGAACGAGACCAACCTGGCCGCGCTCGCCGAACAGAGCGAGGGCGCGGCCCGGGACCGGGACACCTTCGTGCTGCTCTGGCTCGGCCACGGCGTCGGCGCCGCGGTCGTCCTGGACGGCACCCTGCGCCGCGGGGCCTCCGGCGGCACCGGCGAGATCGGCTTCCTCCCGGTCCCGGGCACGGACGCCCTCCCCGCGGCGACCGACTGCGGCGGCGGCTTCCACTCCCTGACCGGCGCGGCAGCGATCCTCACGCTGGCATCCCGGCACGCCCTCCCGACCCCGCCTTCACCGGACGGCGCGGCGGCGGCGGAGGTGGTCCGGGCGGCTGTGGCGGAGGTGACCGGGGTGCCCGGGGATGCCGGCCGGTCCGGGTCGGCGGGGGCGCAGGACGACCCTGGCTCTGTCGCTGCGCGCCGACGCAGACCGCCGGATGCCGGCACCGCGCCCGAGGAAGGCCCCGCCGCTCGCTTCCTGCGGGCCCTGGCCGATCGGGTCGCTGTCGGTGTCGCCTCCGTGGTGGCCGTTCTGGACCCCGGTTGTGTGGTGCTCGGCGGGGAGGTGGGGCAGGCCGGCGGAGCGGTGCTGGCCGGGCTGGTGGAGGAGCGGTTGCGGCGGATGTCGCCGCTGGTCACCGAGGTGCGCGCGAGCACCCTCGGCGGCACGGCCGTACTGCGCGGAGCCCTTCTGTCCGCGCGGGAGCGGGCGCAGGACGAGTTGTTCGCACCGCCCGGGCCGGCGGGTGGGTGA
- a CDS encoding DUF5995 family protein yields the protein MVQPVHLTAPVDAVVARMRALDAALPARDGVAVFNRVYLAVTEEIDRRLDAGEFPDPRAAAALDVRFAERYLAAVDAAAADRRPPACWRPLFQLRRHPGVRPLQFALAGINAHIGHDLALAVIDACRTLGCEPADLEDEFDHVGDLLVSLEERIREDLMPGPDLLQIADPLTHLLGSWSLERARDATWAAARALWALRTCADVAEEFTERLDAAVGFAGRMLLTPLAG from the coding sequence ATGGTCCAGCCGGTACACCTCACCGCCCCCGTCGACGCCGTCGTCGCGCGGATGCGCGCGCTGGACGCGGCCCTGCCCGCACGGGACGGTGTCGCCGTGTTCAACCGCGTCTACCTCGCCGTCACCGAGGAGATCGACCGCCGCCTCGACGCCGGGGAGTTCCCGGACCCGCGCGCGGCCGCCGCGCTGGACGTACGGTTCGCCGAGCGGTACCTGGCCGCGGTCGACGCGGCGGCCGCCGACCGCCGCCCGCCCGCCTGCTGGCGGCCGCTGTTCCAGCTCCGCCGCCATCCCGGCGTCCGGCCGCTGCAGTTCGCGCTGGCCGGTATCAACGCCCACATCGGGCACGACCTGGCGCTGGCCGTGATCGACGCCTGCCGGACACTCGGCTGCGAACCGGCCGACCTGGAGGACGAGTTCGACCACGTGGGCGATCTGCTCGTGTCGCTGGAGGAACGCATCCGCGAGGATCTGATGCCGGGCCCCGACCTGCTCCAGATCGCCGACCCGCTCACCCATCTGCTGGGCTCGTGGAGCCTGGAGCGGGCGCGGGACGCGACCTGGGCGGCGGCCCGGGCGCTGTGGGCGCTGCGGACTTGCGCCGACGTGGCCGAGGAGTTCACCGAACGGCTGGACGCCGCGGTGGGATTCGCGGGCCGGATGCTGCTCACACCGCTCGCCGGCTGA
- a CDS encoding nicotinamide mononucleotide transporter family protein, producing MNWMNSEAFTLLGQHIIWSDMVGNILGLITLALGWRRSLWTWPVQFLSGLVLFAAFYGHLTGSAGKQAVVMAVALYGWWQWQRTEDRSSDGHITPRFATWPERAAMLAAAAAGTVAVALLFTAYPKLSWDPWPDAYIFVGTIVAMYAQAKGMVEFWFAWLLVDLVGVPLNFANGYAFSGFVYVIYGALVLWGMRDWWLRSRRGPQPALEGAPA from the coding sequence GTGAACTGGATGAACTCCGAGGCGTTCACCCTCCTCGGCCAGCACATCATCTGGTCCGACATGGTCGGCAACATCCTGGGCCTCATCACCCTCGCCCTGGGCTGGCGCCGCTCCCTGTGGACGTGGCCCGTCCAGTTCCTCTCCGGCCTCGTCCTCTTCGCCGCCTTCTACGGCCACCTGACCGGCAGCGCCGGCAAGCAGGCCGTCGTCATGGCCGTAGCCCTGTACGGCTGGTGGCAGTGGCAGCGCACCGAGGACCGGTCCTCGGACGGCCACATCACGCCCCGGTTCGCCACCTGGCCCGAGCGCGCGGCGATGCTCGCGGCGGCGGCCGCCGGCACGGTCGCCGTCGCCCTGCTCTTCACCGCCTACCCGAAGCTGTCCTGGGACCCCTGGCCCGACGCCTACATCTTCGTCGGCACCATCGTCGCGATGTACGCCCAGGCCAAGGGCATGGTCGAGTTCTGGTTCGCCTGGCTGCTCGTCGACCTCGTCGGCGTCCCCCTCAACTTCGCCAACGGCTACGCCTTCTCCGGCTTCGTCTACGTCATCTACGGCGCACTCGTCCTGTGGGGCATGCGCGACTGGTGGCTGCGCTCCCGCCGGGGCCCGCAGCCCGCACTGGAAGGAGCGCCGGCATGA